From the genome of Dickeya aquatica, one region includes:
- a CDS encoding PTS ascorbate transporter subunit IIC: MDILLSLVKTPSVIIAIVAFLGLLFQRAPLSRLITGTFLSFIGFTMIKIGGGILMKVLTAFSTLFSHAFHITGVVPSNEAIMAATLDKVGATAALILLFAMLLNILLARFTRLKYIYLSLHLVLFMAFAFTAVLMPFHFTHTTIVAVSSLLIGLYMAASPYILSRFSRQIIGSNEYAISHAAISSYVLGSYLGKWFGNKANDTEQLALSQRIDFLREPNVATLLTMLVLLLLSCLFATRPQISEAMVMVYGAGAADKNAVIFILEQSATFACGLYLAKAGVNLFTAEIVPAFKGFANVFAPGAVPAVDVMVLFTKAPNATLIGFLVSFCVELVCILLFPLAGLPIIVPGIMASFITGGAAAIFGNATGGVRGAIIASSLNGLLLCVLPALTLPLFSHLGAQGVTFADPDFTLPSLVLDWLLRLFQ, translated from the coding sequence ATGGATATTTTACTCAGCCTGGTCAAGACACCATCAGTTATTATCGCCATCGTGGCATTCCTTGGTTTACTGTTTCAACGCGCTCCGCTTTCCCGCCTGATAACCGGCACTTTTCTGTCTTTCATCGGTTTTACCATGATAAAGATAGGCGGAGGCATTCTGATGAAAGTGCTCACAGCATTCAGCACACTGTTTTCTCATGCGTTTCATATTACGGGGGTAGTTCCCAGTAATGAGGCGATAATGGCCGCAACCCTCGACAAAGTGGGGGCTACCGCCGCGCTCATTTTGCTGTTTGCCATGCTGTTAAATATTCTGCTGGCGCGGTTCACCCGCTTAAAATACATTTACCTGTCGCTGCATCTGGTGCTGTTTATGGCCTTCGCGTTTACCGCGGTACTGATGCCCTTTCACTTTACCCACACCACTATTGTGGCCGTCTCTTCACTGCTCATTGGTTTATACATGGCGGCATCGCCCTATATTCTGAGCCGCTTTAGCCGCCAAATCATCGGTTCAAATGAGTATGCCATCTCCCATGCGGCCATTTCATCGTATGTGCTGGGATCGTATCTGGGTAAATGGTTTGGCAATAAAGCGAATGACACCGAACAGCTGGCGCTCAGTCAGCGCATTGATTTTCTGCGCGAACCGAACGTCGCCACACTGTTAACCATGCTGGTATTGCTGCTGCTGTCTTGCCTGTTCGCAACGCGGCCACAAATCAGCGAAGCCATGGTGATGGTGTATGGCGCAGGTGCGGCGGATAAAAACGCGGTGATTTTCATTTTGGAGCAATCCGCCACCTTTGCCTGTGGGCTCTATTTAGCTAAAGCCGGCGTCAATTTATTCACTGCTGAAATAGTACCGGCATTCAAGGGGTTCGCTAACGTATTTGCCCCGGGCGCAGTGCCCGCTGTGGATGTCATGGTGCTGTTTACCAAAGCGCCTAACGCAACCTTGATAGGGTTTCTGGTGAGCTTTTGCGTGGAGCTGGTGTGCATTTTGCTGTTCCCGCTGGCTGGCCTGCCGATTATTGTGCCCGGTATTATGGCCAGTTTTATTACCGGCGGCGCGGCGGCCATTTTCGGTAATGCGACCGGGGGCGTCCGGGGTGCCATCATCGCCAGCAGCCTCAATGGCCTGCTCTTGTGTGTGCTGCCTGCCTTGACGCTGCCGCTGTTTTCCCACCTGGGCGCACAGGGCGTTACCTTTGCCGACCCTGACTTCACACTGCCCTCTCTTGTTCTGGACTGGCTCCTCCGGCTGTTCCAGTAA